The Celeribacter marinus genome window below encodes:
- a CDS encoding ABC transporter permease produces MITLIKRPQPSKLWTFATPVLAVAITMVLGGLLFALMGKDPFEAIRTIFWDPLFHEQFAAYSRPQLLVKAGPLILIAIGLSLGFKAGIWNIGAEGQYIMGALAGAATGLALYPMDAWFIFPLMVIAGALGGFLWAMIPALLKTRFNTNEILVSLMLVYVAEQLLASASLSWLRNPEGNGFPGSRNLSKIEAMSNPELFAGTGVHWGVVAALAAVIAAYVLINKHMLGFQIKLSGESSRAAGFAGVNSARLILFCLGTAGALAGLAGLFEVTGPAGQVSIDFNAGYGFTAIIVAFLGRLHPIGILFAGLLLALTFIGGELAQFMLGLPSASIQVFQGMLLMTLLAMDIFVNYRVVWTSREVAQ; encoded by the coding sequence ATGATTACCCTGATCAAACGGCCACAACCGTCAAAGCTATGGACTTTTGCGACACCTGTTCTGGCGGTCGCCATCACAATGGTTTTGGGCGGACTGTTGTTTGCGCTTATGGGAAAAGACCCGTTTGAGGCGATACGTACTATCTTCTGGGATCCGCTTTTTCACGAGCAATTCGCGGCTTACTCTCGCCCTCAACTCTTGGTCAAAGCCGGTCCACTTATCTTGATCGCAATCGGGTTGTCCCTTGGCTTCAAGGCAGGGATTTGGAACATCGGCGCCGAAGGACAGTACATCATGGGGGCGCTTGCGGGTGCAGCCACGGGTCTTGCGCTTTACCCGATGGACGCTTGGTTCATTTTTCCGTTGATGGTCATTGCCGGCGCTTTGGGTGGCTTTTTATGGGCCATGATCCCTGCTCTATTGAAGACACGGTTTAATACGAACGAGATCCTCGTCTCTTTGATGCTTGTCTATGTTGCGGAGCAGCTTTTGGCCTCTGCATCGCTGTCATGGCTGCGCAATCCAGAGGGCAACGGCTTTCCGGGGTCTCGCAACCTGTCAAAAATCGAGGCCATGTCCAACCCCGAACTGTTCGCGGGCACAGGCGTTCACTGGGGCGTTGTTGCAGCCCTCGCCGCCGTAATCGCGGCTTATGTTTTGATCAACAAACACATGCTTGGCTTTCAAATCAAGCTAAGCGGTGAAAGCTCGCGTGCCGCCGGATTTGCCGGCGTCAACTCCGCCCGCCTCATTCTGTTTTGCCTTGGCACAGCGGGTGCGCTTGCCGGACTGGCGGGATTGTTCGAGGTCACCGGTCCCGCAGGACAAGTTTCCATCGACTTCAACGCAGGGTACGGGTTTACCGCAATTATCGTGGCCTTTTTAGGCCGCTTGCACCCCATCGGTATTTTGTTTGCAGGACTGTTATTGGCCCTCACATTCATCGGCGGCGAGCTTGCTCAATTCATGCTCGGGCTTCCCTCCGCGTCTATCCAAGTGTTCCAAGGCATGTTGCTCATGACGCTTTTGGCAATGGATATCTTCGTTAACTACCGTGTGGTGTGGACATCTCGGGAGGTCGCGCAATGA
- a CDS encoding carboxymuconolactone decarboxylase family protein: MSWAEKNESMRDALRSLNKANRNIPKGFGAMSQAAMEGDLLDGKTKEMVALSIAIGVRCEPCVGFHVEALAKQGASREELAEMLAMCVQMGGGPVLMYAAKALEAWDELTA; this comes from the coding sequence ATGAGCTGGGCCGAAAAGAACGAATCCATGCGCGATGCCTTGCGCAGCCTCAACAAAGCCAACCGCAACATCCCAAAAGGGTTCGGTGCGATGTCACAGGCCGCAATGGAAGGCGACCTGTTGGACGGCAAGACTAAGGAAATGGTGGCACTGTCCATCGCCATCGGTGTGCGGTGTGAACCCTGTGTCGGCTTTCACGTCGAAGCCTTAGCCAAACAAGGCGCATCACGCGAAGAGCTGGCCGAGATGCTAGCGATGTGTGTTCAGATGGGTGGCGGACCTGTGTTGATGTACGCCGCAAAGGCACTTGAAGCGTGGGACGAACTCACCGCCTAA
- the panB gene encoding 3-methyl-2-oxobutanoate hydroxymethyltransferase codes for MSAQNETIRRITVPQIRDRKGGEPIVSLTSYHAHTAAIVDKHADFILVGDSLGMVMHGMESTVGVPLDLMVMHGRAVVRGTKRALIVVDMPFGSYEESPNMAFRNAAMIMKETQCQAVKLEGGARMAETIKFLVERGIPVMAHIGLTPQSTNVMGGFKTQGRDEDTWNMHIADAKAVAEAGAFAVVVEGVVEPLADQITAAVDIPTIGIGASKNCDGQILVLEDMLGLNPWVPKFVKKYGNLGPAIEQAVAEYADEVKSRAFPGPENVYNNK; via the coding sequence ATGTCAGCCCAAAACGAAACGATCCGCCGCATCACCGTCCCGCAAATCCGCGACCGCAAAGGCGGCGAGCCGATTGTCTCGCTCACGTCCTATCACGCGCATACAGCGGCGATTGTCGACAAACACGCGGATTTCATCCTTGTGGGCGACAGCCTCGGCATGGTGATGCACGGTATGGAAAGCACGGTGGGTGTGCCGCTTGATCTGATGGTGATGCACGGGCGGGCCGTTGTGCGCGGCACCAAACGGGCGCTGATCGTCGTTGATATGCCATTTGGCAGCTATGAGGAAAGTCCCAACATGGCATTCCGCAATGCCGCGATGATCATGAAAGAAACCCAGTGTCAGGCGGTCAAACTTGAGGGTGGCGCACGCATGGCCGAAACGATCAAGTTTCTCGTGGAGCGCGGCATTCCCGTAATGGCCCACATCGGCCTGACGCCACAATCTACCAACGTCATGGGCGGGTTCAAAACCCAAGGCCGCGATGAGGACACATGGAACATGCACATCGCTGATGCCAAGGCCGTAGCCGAGGCCGGTGCCTTTGCCGTTGTGGTCGAAGGTGTCGTTGAACCGCTCGCCGATCAAATTACCGCCGCTGTGGACATTCCAACTATCGGCATTGGGGCGTCCAAGAATTGCGACGGACAGATTTTGGTGCTCGAAGATATGCTTGGCCTTAACCCGTGGGTGCCCAAGTTTGTCAAAAAATACGGCAACCTTGGTCCGGCAATTGAACAGGCCGTTGCGGAATATGCCGATGAGGTCAAATCACGCGCCTTCCCCGGTCCAGAAAACGTCTACAACAACAAATAA
- a CDS encoding ABC transporter permease: MNFGGIDPVILLASLMVASTPILLAALGEMVVEKSGVLNLGVEGMMITGAVCGFIASVESGSPLVGFIAAAAGGALLAMLFALLTQVFQSTQVPSGLALTLVGVGLASFLGQNYVGVKSPLTTKMPIPLLEDIPVLGPILFRHDAMVYFSLFAVVVVWAVLKFTRAGLILRAVGENHTAAHALGYKVRRVRVLAIGFGGAMAGLGGAYISLIRVPQWTDGITAGIGWIALAIVVFASWKAPRVLIGAYLFGGITVLQLNLQAAGAKVPVELLSMSPFLATIVVLVVISARSKGAAGGPAMLGRIFQAR, encoded by the coding sequence ATGAACTTTGGTGGCATTGATCCCGTCATTCTTTTGGCCTCGCTCATGGTGGCCTCCACCCCAATTCTACTTGCCGCCCTTGGTGAAATGGTTGTTGAGAAATCTGGCGTTTTGAACCTCGGCGTTGAGGGCATGATGATCACCGGCGCGGTCTGTGGGTTCATCGCGTCTGTCGAGAGCGGATCACCCCTTGTCGGGTTTATCGCCGCTGCGGCCGGTGGCGCGCTTTTGGCCATGCTCTTTGCCCTTTTGACGCAAGTTTTTCAATCAACCCAAGTGCCAAGTGGTTTGGCACTCACTCTTGTCGGGGTCGGCTTGGCGTCTTTCCTTGGCCAGAACTACGTGGGCGTTAAATCCCCTCTTACAACCAAGATGCCCATCCCGTTGCTTGAGGATATTCCCGTTCTTGGTCCGATCCTGTTTCGCCATGACGCAATGGTTTACTTTAGCCTGTTCGCTGTGGTTGTCGTCTGGGCCGTGCTCAAATTCACGCGCGCGGGTCTGATCCTGCGTGCAGTTGGTGAAAACCATACCGCCGCCCACGCGCTTGGGTACAAAGTGCGTCGTGTTCGGGTTTTGGCCATCGGGTTCGGAGGCGCTATGGCGGGTCTGGGCGGCGCTTATATTTCTCTCATCCGCGTGCCGCAGTGGACCGATGGGATCACCGCAGGTATAGGGTGGATCGCCCTTGCCATCGTGGTTTTTGCCTCATGGAAAGCGCCACGCGTTTTAATCGGTGCCTACCTCTTTGGTGGGATCACAGTGCTGCAACTCAATCTTCAGGCGGCAGGGGCAAAGGTTCCTGTAGAGCTTCTTTCGATGTCGCCATTTTTGGCCACGATTGTGGTTCTTGTCGTCATTTCGGCACGCAGCAAAGGGGCCGCTGGCGGTCCCGCAATGCTTGGCCGGATTTTCCAAGCCCGCTAG
- a CDS encoding 2-hydroxyacid dehydrogenase, producing the protein MSDNRPKVFVTRRLPDAVEARMGELFDVRLSAADEKLSRDQLIDAMREADVIVPCVTDKIDAEMLDAAGGRLKLIANYGAGVDHIDVVGAHKRGVLVSNTPGVMTEDTADMAIGLVLAVTRRMPEGLKFMQSGAWEGWAPTAFMGQRIGGKALGILGMGRIGRALARRATAFGMSVHYHNRTRLHPSTEKENSAQWWDSLDQMLANVDVLSINCPHTPATFHLINERRLKLMKPTSVIVNTSRGEVIDENALTRALRREEIAGAGLDVFEHGSQVNPRLRELPNVVLLPHMGSATVEGRIEMGEKVLLNIYAFADGHRPPDMVVPDMI; encoded by the coding sequence ATGTCAGACAATCGTCCAAAAGTCTTTGTGACACGCCGACTGCCCGATGCGGTCGAGGCGCGGATGGGTGAGTTGTTCGATGTCCGTTTGAGCGCTGCCGATGAAAAGCTATCGCGAGATCAGTTGATCGACGCGATGCGTGAGGCGGATGTGATCGTGCCGTGTGTCACCGACAAAATAGACGCCGAGATGCTTGATGCCGCAGGCGGCCGTTTAAAGCTTATCGCCAATTACGGCGCGGGAGTTGACCACATTGACGTTGTGGGCGCGCATAAGCGTGGCGTGCTTGTGTCTAACACCCCGGGCGTTATGACCGAAGATACTGCGGATATGGCTATTGGTTTAGTCTTGGCCGTCACGCGTCGGATGCCCGAAGGTCTCAAGTTTATGCAATCTGGTGCGTGGGAGGGATGGGCCCCCACGGCATTTATGGGGCAGCGGATCGGCGGCAAGGCGTTGGGCATATTAGGCATGGGTCGAATCGGGCGAGCGCTTGCGCGGCGCGCGACAGCGTTTGGAATGTCTGTTCACTATCACAACCGCACGCGCCTTCATCCGTCCACGGAAAAGGAGAATAGTGCGCAGTGGTGGGACAGTTTGGACCAGATGCTTGCTAACGTTGATGTGCTTTCGATCAACTGTCCGCACACTCCCGCAACGTTTCATTTGATCAACGAGCGCCGTCTAAAGTTGATGAAGCCGACGTCCGTGATTGTGAATACCTCACGTGGCGAAGTGATTGATGAAAACGCCCTAACACGTGCGCTGAGGCGCGAAGAGATCGCTGGTGCGGGGCTAGATGTGTTCGAGCATGGCAGTCAGGTCAATCCGCGATTGCGCGAGTTGCCGAACGTTGTTTTACTTCCGCATATGGGATCGGCGACAGTTGAGGGGCGCATCGAGATGGGCGAAAAAGTGTTGCTCAACATCTATGCGTTTGCGGACGGGCACCGACCACCTGATATGGTGGTGCCCGACATGATCTAA
- a CDS encoding BMP family ABC transporter substrate-binding protein yields MFKTLLATTALALGLAGAALADDEKTKVGFVYVGPVNDGGWTQGHDHGRKMLEEHFGDTVETVFVENVPEGPDAERVMTQMALTGTDLIFTTSFGFMDPTINVAEKFPDVKFEHATGYKTADNVGTYSARFYEGRAIQGHIAGKMTKSNIVGYIASVPIPEVVRGINSAYIHAQKVNPDVEFKVIWIFEWMNPAKEADAAKALIEQGADVILQHTDSTAPLAAAQEAGGVIGFGQASDMYEYAPSPRVSSIIDNWAPYYIARTQAVMDGTWESAMTWDGISTGMVGIGEITDAVPADVKAEAEAMRDEIAAGTYHPFTGPLNKQDGTPWLAEGEVADDGTLAGMSFFVEGLTGDIPQ; encoded by the coding sequence ATGTTCAAAACACTCCTCGCCACCACCGCTTTGGCTCTTGGCCTTGCTGGCGCTGCTCTGGCAGACGACGAAAAAACCAAAGTGGGCTTTGTCTACGTGGGTCCCGTCAATGATGGCGGCTGGACACAAGGTCACGATCACGGCCGAAAAATGCTCGAAGAGCACTTTGGCGATACGGTCGAGACCGTCTTTGTTGAAAATGTTCCCGAAGGCCCAGACGCAGAACGCGTGATGACACAGATGGCGCTCACAGGCACTGACCTGATTTTCACCACATCGTTTGGCTTCATGGACCCGACCATCAACGTGGCTGAAAAATTCCCTGACGTGAAGTTCGAGCACGCAACGGGCTACAAAACTGCCGATAACGTTGGCACCTATTCCGCGCGCTTCTATGAGGGCCGCGCCATCCAAGGCCACATTGCGGGCAAAATGACCAAATCCAACATCGTGGGCTACATCGCATCCGTGCCAATCCCCGAAGTTGTCCGTGGCATCAACTCCGCCTACATCCACGCCCAAAAAGTGAACCCTGACGTTGAGTTCAAAGTTATCTGGATCTTTGAGTGGATGAACCCCGCCAAAGAAGCAGACGCGGCAAAGGCGTTGATCGAGCAAGGCGCGGACGTGATCTTGCAACACACCGACTCCACGGCCCCCCTTGCCGCAGCCCAAGAGGCAGGCGGCGTGATCGGTTTTGGTCAAGCTTCCGACATGTATGAGTACGCCCCATCGCCGCGCGTCTCCTCCATCATCGACAACTGGGCGCCCTACTACATCGCCCGCACCCAAGCCGTCATGGATGGCACATGGGAGAGCGCAATGACGTGGGACGGCATTTCCACAGGCATGGTTGGCATTGGTGAAATCACAGATGCAGTTCCCGCAGACGTGAAAGCCGAAGCCGAAGCCATGCGTGATGAAATCGCAGCGGGCACCTACCACCCGTTCACCGGCCCCCTCAACAAGCAAGACGGCACGCCGTGGCTTGCCGAGGGCGAAGTGGCGGATGACGGCACACTCGCAGGCATGTCCTTCTTTGTTGAAGGTCTCACTGGCGACATCCCACAGTAA
- a CDS encoding cation diffusion facilitator family transporter: MTDSRLNLSAGFASVSVAMILVIAKLWALSQTGALSIGASLADSAMDLMMALGGLMAIYYAARPPDEDHRFGHTSAEDLAALGQSTFILLSSGVIAVSALRRLLSPAPVLVGQETAGVAVMVLSIILTVCLVLWQRRVAQTTGSKVVAADSLHYLGDLVPNIGAIIALMASAAFGLTMIDSVVALAAAAMLALGGLRIGKSAWDALMDRSAPQDIVDNIARIARNFDGVDDFHDLKTRMAGSKPFIHVHIEVNGDQTLREAHAISAGLKSAILDVYPRADVIIHKDVSGEAD; encoded by the coding sequence ATGACAGACAGTCGATTAAACCTATCTGCGGGGTTTGCCTCCGTAAGTGTCGCCATGATTTTGGTGATCGCCAAGCTTTGGGCCTTGTCGCAAACCGGCGCGCTTTCGATCGGGGCGTCATTGGCCGATAGCGCCATGGACCTGATGATGGCCTTGGGTGGTTTGATGGCAATCTACTATGCCGCGCGCCCACCCGATGAGGATCACCGTTTCGGACATACATCCGCCGAAGATTTGGCAGCCCTCGGGCAATCAACCTTTATCTTGCTGTCGAGCGGCGTCATCGCGGTGTCGGCCCTGCGCAGGTTGCTATCCCCCGCCCCTGTACTTGTTGGTCAAGAAACCGCAGGTGTCGCCGTGATGGTTTTGTCCATCATCCTCACTGTCTGTCTTGTGTTGTGGCAACGCCGTGTCGCTCAGACCACAGGATCAAAGGTCGTCGCTGCCGATAGTTTGCACTACCTTGGCGACCTTGTGCCAAATATTGGCGCGATCATTGCCCTCATGGCCTCGGCAGCATTCGGCCTCACCATGATCGATAGTGTTGTGGCCTTAGCGGCGGCCGCGATGCTTGCGTTGGGCGGCCTTCGCATTGGCAAGAGCGCATGGGACGCCCTCATGGATCGCTCCGCCCCACAAGACATTGTAGACAATATCGCACGCATCGCGCGTAATTTTGACGGCGTTGACGATTTCCACGACCTCAAAACGCGCATGGCGGGATCAAAACCGTTCATCCATGTCCATATCGAAGTGAACGGCGATCAAACACTGCGTGAGGCCCACGCGATTTCAGCGGGTCTAAAAAGCGCCATTCTCGACGTTTACCCGCGTGCCGATGTGATCATCCACAAAGACGTTTCAGGCGAGGCCGATTAA
- a CDS encoding pirin family protein — translation MTFRPVKSETLAEATLEGAGVHLYRAFGFHKPREFDPFLLFDDFRNDDPAKFEKGFPWHPHRGIETITYVLDGEVEHGDSLGNRGVLGAGSVQWMTAGSGIMHQEMPRGNAQGQMHGFQLWANLPSSLKMTDPRYQDIQGSDIPVIIDDDGTAVKIVTGNFWGKRGPVDGIAADPLYLDVSVPPNTTKRLPVETYANTFAYVFAGAGTFRDASTPYGVRVEKEIAGEEINIRDMSGNRTLVNFDTGDEVVVRSGPEGVRFLLISGQPIKEPVAWHGPIVMNTRAELQQAMQDLNNGTFIRDQRD, via the coding sequence ATGACATTTCGCCCCGTTAAATCCGAAACCCTCGCCGAAGCGACCCTCGAGGGCGCAGGCGTTCATCTTTATCGCGCGTTCGGATTTCACAAGCCCCGCGAGTTTGATCCGTTCTTACTGTTTGATGACTTTCGCAATGACGACCCCGCAAAGTTCGAAAAGGGCTTTCCGTGGCACCCGCATCGCGGAATCGAGACAATAACCTATGTGCTTGACGGCGAAGTTGAACACGGTGACAGCCTTGGCAATCGCGGCGTCTTGGGCGCAGGCTCGGTGCAATGGATGACCGCAGGGTCCGGCATCATGCACCAAGAGATGCCGCGTGGAAACGCACAGGGCCAGATGCACGGGTTCCAATTGTGGGCCAACCTGCCCTCCTCGCTCAAGATGACCGATCCGCGCTATCAAGACATCCAAGGCAGCGACATTCCCGTTATCATTGACGATGACGGCACAGCGGTCAAAATCGTCACAGGCAACTTTTGGGGCAAACGCGGCCCTGTCGACGGTATCGCCGCCGATCCGCTGTACCTCGACGTGAGTGTGCCGCCCAATACGACAAAACGCCTACCCGTTGAAACCTACGCCAATACATTCGCCTATGTGTTCGCGGGCGCGGGCACGTTTCGCGATGCCTCTACACCCTACGGCGTGCGGGTCGAAAAAGAGATCGCGGGCGAAGAGATCAACATTCGCGACATGTCGGGCAACCGCACCTTGGTCAACTTTGATACGGGCGACGAAGTGGTGGTGCGCTCTGGCCCCGAGGGCGTGCGGTTCTTGCTTATTTCCGGTCAGCCGATCAAAGAACCTGTGGCATGGCACGGACCAATCGTGATGAATACGCGCGCTGAATTGCAGCAAGCGATGCAGGATCTCAACAACGGGACATTCATTCGCGATCAACGCGACTGA
- a CDS encoding SH3 domain-containing protein, with product MITLTHIGAAFAQETPSGLPASQDEVAKPQASPTVTAAPTAPLSDRGTVTNLPLPRFVSLKANTANLRRGPSLSHRIDWVFKQRGYPFEVIAEYGHWRRVRDNEDATGWIHYTLISGVRTAIVTDETVDLYKKPDTSSRLNAQAEKGVILRLLECNISWCEASADGYKGWVLKSGLWGVYGDEVLE from the coding sequence CTGATCACCTTGACGCATATCGGAGCGGCCTTTGCACAAGAGACGCCGAGCGGCCTACCAGCCAGTCAAGACGAGGTTGCGAAACCTCAAGCGAGCCCGACCGTCACGGCCGCCCCTACGGCACCCCTTTCTGATCGCGGAACGGTCACAAACTTGCCCTTACCACGGTTCGTCTCGCTCAAGGCCAACACGGCCAACTTGCGGCGCGGACCATCACTTAGCCACCGTATCGATTGGGTATTTAAGCAGCGCGGCTACCCGTTTGAGGTCATCGCAGAATACGGTCACTGGCGGCGTGTGCGTGACAATGAGGACGCAACAGGGTGGATCCACTACACCCTCATTTCCGGTGTGCGCACGGCCATTGTGACCGATGAAACGGTTGACCTCTACAAAAAGCCCGACACCTCAAGCCGCCTGAATGCGCAAGCAGAAAAAGGTGTAATCCTACGCTTGCTAGAGTGCAATATTTCGTGGTGCGAGGCGAGCGCAGATGGATACAAAGGCTGGGTGCTCAAGTCAGGCCTTTGGGGCGTTTATGGTGATGAAGTACTAGAATAG
- the panC gene encoding pantoate--beta-alanine ligase — MQICRTKAEVREAVRGYRRAGEHVGLVPTMGYLHDGHMTLVRTAKAKCDRVVATIFVNPTQFGDSADLDAYPRDEARDFALLEAEGVDAVFCPDVDEMYHPLKQTTVVTERLEHMLMGALRPDHYKGVCTVVTKLFNIVGADEAFFGEKDYQQLLVLRTMARDLDIPVGINGVPTVREVDGLAMSSRNVRLSAEDRQAALILNKALAYGDYEASDGRTAADLESSIRTFIEKEPRAEIETIDVRDAATLEPIEGQITAPAVILLAVRFGDVLLIDQRVADPS; from the coding sequence ATGCAGATTTGCCGCACAAAGGCAGAGGTCCGCGAGGCCGTACGTGGATATCGCAGGGCAGGTGAACACGTAGGGTTGGTCCCAACGATGGGGTATCTACACGATGGACATATGACGCTCGTGCGCACGGCCAAGGCCAAGTGCGACCGCGTTGTTGCAACGATCTTTGTCAACCCGACCCAGTTTGGCGACAGTGCCGATCTCGACGCCTATCCGCGTGACGAGGCGCGTGATTTTGCGCTGCTTGAGGCCGAGGGCGTGGATGCGGTGTTTTGCCCCGATGTCGATGAGATGTACCACCCGCTCAAACAAACCACGGTTGTGACAGAGCGGTTGGAACACATGCTGATGGGTGCATTGCGGCCTGATCACTACAAAGGCGTGTGCACAGTCGTCACCAAACTGTTCAACATTGTCGGCGCCGATGAGGCGTTTTTTGGCGAGAAAGACTATCAACAGCTTTTGGTTTTGCGCACGATGGCCCGTGATCTGGATATCCCCGTGGGCATCAACGGCGTGCCTACCGTGCGTGAGGTCGACGGATTGGCGATGTCGAGCCGCAATGTACGTCTCAGCGCTGAGGACCGCCAAGCCGCGTTGATCCTCAATAAGGCGTTGGCCTACGGCGATTACGAGGCCTCGGACGGGCGCACCGCCGCAGATCTCGAATCTTCGATCCGTACCTTTATCGAGAAAGAACCACGTGCCGAAATCGAAACCATCGATGTGCGTGACGCCGCAACGTTAGAGCCGATTGAGGGCCAGATTACCGCTCCTGCCGTCATTCTTCTCGCCGTGCGTTTCGGTGATGTGCTATTGATTGACCAACGCGTTGCCGACCCGAGCTAA